The Triticum urartu cultivar G1812 chromosome 5, Tu2.1, whole genome shotgun sequence genome contains the following window.
ATTTGGAATAATGCATCGCTGATTTCCGAAGCAGAGAAAGGTTTTGTCAGTGACTCATTCATACCTTGCGTGACCGTTGTCTGGAACAACTCCATAATTTCATGTGGTGCCACCCTATCGTCCTTCTCATATAACTTTTTGAAGAAGCAATTTGTCATCTCCTCTAGACCCTTCTTGTCCTCTATCCAAACACCACTGGAATCTTTCAGTTTTGTAATGTCATTCTTCTTTTTCCTCCAAGTAGCTTTCCTTTGAAACCATTTTGTGTTTGTCACCTTCTCTGAGAAAAGTCACTCTTGATCTCTGTCTCCACATTAATTCCTCACGTAGCAGAAGTTCATCAAGATCTTTGGAGAGTTTATTAACCTCCCTTTGCTGTACTTGGGAAGGAGGGAGGCTCCACAAAACACTCAGCCGTTTTCTGATTTCAGCGGCCTGTTTCACCACTGATCCAAAGTCTTTCTACGCCCAATCACGCAAGTCTTTTTGCATTGAAGCAAGCTTCACTCCAATCTGCTGCATGCTCCCAGCCGGGCCACTACTACCCCAAGATTTCTCAATAGTGGGCTATAGAGTATTCACTCTTTCCCACATCTGCTCATATCTGAATATTTTTGGTCCATTTTCTCCTTTTGGTCTCCACTCCTTTCTCTTTCCTAGCCGCAATAGGATGGGTAGATGGTCTGAACGAGATGAGCAGATATGTTCCACAGTGGCATTCCTAAAATGATCATACCACTCCGGGGTCGCTACCGCTCTGTACAGCCTCGCCCACACATTATTTTTGCCCTCCTGCTTGTTGTTATAGGTCCATAGCGGGCCTTTAAAACCCAGGTCAAAGACGTTGCAATCAGCAAGCATTGTGCGAAAATCACTCATATACTTCTCAGATCTTTTAGAAATATAGAGGTGCTCAGACTGCCACATCGTTTCGTTAAAATCACCTACCATGAGCCAAGGCACATTTGATGTATCTTTTATTCTTCGAAGTAATGTCCACATATGGTGACACTGATAGGCCTTCGGTTCCCCGTATACAAAAGTGCATCGCCACTGTAAGCCATGCGGGTTAAGCCTGATCAAAACATCGATGTATCTCGCCCCCACGGCAATCTTCTTTATTTCAGTACTCTCATCATAAAAGAGGGCAATGCCGGCACCTTTTCCGATACCGGGTTGCATGATACAATGATGGAGGCATAACCTCCACTTAAGATTCTTGACGTACTTATTGTTTTGCTGGGTTTCAGAGAGGAAGACGAGCTTGGGCTTGTAAGTGTGCATGAGGCACACGAGTTCCTGAACTGTGCGAGGCTGCCCGAGGCCTCGACAGTTCCAACTAAGGAGCGTCATGGCTCCTAGCGGGCGCCATCCTCGGCGTCCGCCAGTTGACCGGTAGCCCCTGTGCCGGttgcttccttgtcctccccagGTCCTCCCACTGCCATCTCCTTTTCAGTTGCTGCACCTCTGACCTTTTTCTTTTGTTCCGTATCATCCCCCTCTATGGTCTTTCCAGCTGTAGCCTGCTCTTCCAACTCACGGTCGCCCCTCTTTCCAAGTACCGAAACTGTCTGTTCTGAAACCTTTCCCAACTTCTTTGCACCCTTCTGCTTCTGTGGAATCACCTGTCTAACAGAGGAGCCAATTGTCGTGGTCGTCTCGACCTGCTGTAGTTCTTGCCCAACTGGTGCAGCCCCCGCCAAAGCTGGAGTGGAGGCGGCAGCCACGCCATCTGCTGGTTGTGTCACCGGTTCAAAACCCGGTGGGTACAGAGGGTTCTCCTCATGATCCTCCTTGGTTGACTGTATATGTTCCGATCTCTTCAGAGCGTCCGGTGGAGTCTGGTACTTATCAGCAGCTGGACTTTGCAGCAGGCTAGCCTGAGGGACCGAGGTCAGCCCAACCGACTTCTCACCCGCCCCACCAGTGTCTAGCCGTATGGCGCTCACCGCTGCAATGGCCTCCTGGACCAATGGATCTGCCAATATCTCCTTTGGGATTCTTCCATCCCTCACTGCTACGGCCTTCGGAAGTTGTGTGGCATGGTTCCCTTTGATCTCCGGTTCGAAGATGAGGAAACGACGCGCACTGCTTGCCTCTGGGACGACGATGCCGCCCCTACTGCTGCTTCTTTTGAAAGGGGAAGCGCGCAACGCTGCCGAGAATCTCATCTCTTGGAGATCCTCAGGCAGCTTACAATCGCGCTGGCCATGCCCTAGGTGGCCACATGAGCCACAGAATCTGGGTAATCTTTCATACTTTACATTCAGCTTATACAACTTCCCTTCAGCAATGTCATATGACTCTATCTTGCTATGGATCGGCTCATCAACATCATGGTTCACTCGAACACGCATGTAGTCACCCCAAATTCTTCCTTCCCTATCGGCATCCACCTCGAGCACCTCACCCAGCTCTGCTCCAAGTCCTCTGGCCACCGGCTCAAAGAGCATAATCGGTGGGGCGTCGTAGATGCGAGCCCACATTGGCATGTGGGCGACCTCCATGTCACCCGGACGCGCGCTCCCGTCCACCGCCACCATCAGGAACGCGTCGCCCTTGTGGGTCCAAGGGTCGTTGTTGAGGATGAAGCGGAGATCTCCCTCCCGCTCGAACTCGAGGAGGAAGCGGTTGTTCTTCAGAGGGGTGTAGTTGAGGCGTCCTCGGAGGCCCCACTTGCTCTTGAGCTCATTGAACAAGCCCACGCAGCTGAAGACCTGCACCGAGAAGAGCAACCCGATGGCGATCCACCTCGATCGCATGGCCTCTCTCTCCCTAGCCAGGTCCAGCTGCACCACCTTTGGCGCCTGCATCTCCATGCTGACATGAAATACAGGAGCCACCACATGCGTTTTTTTACACTAATGTAATATAAAAAACGCTTGGGACTGAAGGAGTACCTTTTTTTGTAGCGATCACCCGAGCGACTCGGTGTTTCTTATAGCAACCATTGTACTGACTCGGTTATTCCCGTAGAGAACACTGTAGCAAACACGGTTTTATGATTTTTTTGTGAAAACTGTGATTTTTAATCATGTATTCAAAAACTATGATTTTTCGgaaaattttgattttttttaaaagaaCAGTGAATACTTATTGAAAagtaaacattttttgaaattgcaaACTTGGAAACATGAACATATTTTATAAAAACCTGAGCATTTTTAAAGTTCAAACATTTTTGGAAATTCTAAACACTTTTCGAATACATGGACATCTTTTGCAAACACAAAGTTTTAGGTATTGTGAAGAATTTTTGAAAACATCAGCATTTTCTTGAAATCctaacattttttaaaattctgattttttttatAAATGCAGACATTTTTTATAAAGGCATTTTCTTGAACACCAAAGAATTTTAGAAAATTGAAAATAAGCTTCAAAACCCCCCCGAAgaaaactgaaagaaagaaacaATAGAAGGATGAAAAATGAAACAACGGGGCACGAACCCTTCCAGATTTCGGAAACAGAGAACCTGGCTAAACGGCTTGACCGAGTTAAAATGTGTGTTATCTTTCCGGTGCGATTCGGCACCAAGCTGCAATGACAAACAAATAAACGAATAAAATAAACGCTGGCTATATTGGGATCGACACATGTGGGGCGCATTCCTGGCTTGGAGGCCGGGCTAAGGATCCCTAGGTTGGTATCGTCTTGGGTCACATTGGGCAGCCCATGGTAGATTCAGCAAAGACTTCGGAAAACTTGACGTACAAGCCGAAGATATCGGAGTCTTATAGGACTCTATCTCTATTGATATAGCCGATTATGATCTGTAACCCTAAGACCTTCGTTATGCTATATAAGCCAATGTTCCGACTTGTTGTAGAGAATTTAACATACAATTGTTTGGTACTTTACCTGTACTTTGTACACCCCCAACGCAATATACATGAGCAGGAGTAGGGGGGTGTACGTGAGAAATGACAAGTATAGTTGTGCTTCACTGTGAGGCACGTCTGTGTTTCCGTGTAAAGAACCATTGTCCTTCCCGAAAGTGAAAAACATAATTATGCGTCACGGTGAAGCATAACTATGCTaccaaaaaaatgaaaaaacaTAAAATCTCTCTTTTCACAAAAAAGCACAATTGTCTTTATGTTTATGTTTAGTTTTTTCTGGCTTCTTttttctagaaatcttttgttTAGGTATATTAATATGAGATACAGTTTTACAGATCTCGACACGAGAAATGCAATAATGAAAATGATTCACTTATGGAGCGCATGATTTAAGAGATAAATCATTAAAAAATAAACATACAAGAAAAACACAAAACTCTCAAATTACGACAAGTGTCGTATGCATATCCAATGCATCACTTGTCATCGGCAGAGAAGATTTCTTTATAGAGTACGCCTAGACATACCTTATTTTTATAAAAGGCAGAAGACAAATTACAAGAGACTACAACTTGCTACGAACAACAAGTGCAGTTCAAACTCCACAGTCAAACTAATCAAATGATTAGGCACCACAAGTATtacaaacacaacgcaaaaggGGTTTGCCGAGCCGCGTCTCAACAAGAACCGTCACCTTAAAGAGCAACAACTCCATCCAGAACTTTGGAGAGAATGTGGAACTGAACCTTGCAGGCGTCCTCAAGCCTATCCGTGCACACACCGCCGGATGCAAGATTCCCctttagagcaagtacaatacaGTGACATAAGTGGACTATAAGAGTTACCACCTCAGATTTATAATAATGTggaggagagaggagaggaaagaGAAGAGAGGTGGGATGTAAGTTTGTAGCCGACTGCAACACGGGCTCCAACACACTTTGTGAGAGAAGAAAGTGAGGTCAAGCATTAACTACATAGTCTATATAGCCAACATACATTGTATGAATGGGCTTTTAGATTGGCCATAAATGTTGTGGCACAAGAATAGAGCTAGCAGCAGGCTATagtattaaccatgctcttacgCGGATTGTgctggcatcttcgccaagccgAATAAAGAGGAGCTGTGGGTGATCTCTGCCATTCTTAATGCCTTTGGCGAGGCTAGCGGCCTTATCACTAATTTGGACATGACCGAGGTTTACCCCATCCGGTGCAATGGCATCGACCTCCACAACATTCTCTCCGCCTTCCCGGCCAAGGTGGGCACTTTCTCGGGATGGTACCTCGGGCTGCCCCTCCATTTTCGCCGGCTTCGTAAGGTTGACTTGCAACCGCTCATTGTTAAGATCGCTGGTAGATTGCCAGGTTGGAAGAGGAAGCATATGAAAAAGTCTGAAAGAGTGTCCCTAGCAAAATCACGAGTGCTTTTTTCATCACCGCCACTATCACCCACCACATCTTGGCCATTTATCTTGCCTAAGTGGATTCTGATCGAGGAAGGTTGATAAAATCATAAAATCATGCGTGCTTTTGTTTAGGGAAAGGAGGACCATGAGCTCGTTGGTAAACTAGAAGACGATCTGCCGACTGCTAAGCTTGGGCGGCCTCAGAATTGCAGATCTAGAAAGATTTGGCCGCACCCCGCGTCTTTGTTCGCCCTGGTTGCAATGGGCATCCCAGAGTGACATGAACCTTTTTTGGGCCTGCATCACCATCATCTTGGGGAACGGTTGTAAGGCGCTCTTTTCACATGACAACTGGAGCGATAGGGGCCCCGTCAAATTTCTAGTGCCGGAGCTTTTCAAGATCGGCTACAGGAAGAACAAAGGGCGGTGCATCGCGAGCTATCAAAAGACAATTGGATCAAAGCAGAGTCAAGGTTACATACTTTGATGTCAAGGTTGCATACCCTACGCTAACTGGGAGAATATGTTACCCTTTGGGAGTGGATTAGCCAGGTTCATCTCACCCATAACCAAGAAGACTTCATTGTTTGGAACCTAACCAGTAATGGATCCCACTCTTCAGCCTCTGCCTATGCGGCCCAGTTCCACGACTCACATCCGAGATTCGACTCGCCCAAGGCTTGGCCCACCCACGCCGAGCCAAAATACAATTTCTTTGCACGGCTTGTCCTTCATGGCAGAATTCTGATGGCATACATACATGGCTGAACTCACGATTTGTGGCGCAATTGTGCCTCCAGGAGCCTGAAATGGCGACCTACCTGTGCAAGGACTGCCCCTTCTCGGTCGAGGTCTAGAACCAAGTGATCTTCTCGACCAACAAGGGCAGCTGATGTCGAATTTCCTACTCGAACCTGATGACATGTCCAGATGAGATGATGACCACTGGCGAGTCCAAATAAGTCTGGAAACGCCGTAGCAGCATATGCCCACCTACACATTATGGTCCATCTACAAAGAGAGGAACCGACGTGTTTTTACTGGACGATGCATGACTCACCATGAGCTGGCTCTGCTGGCCTCGGTCGTGCTCTCGTGCTGGGTTCTCAGCACACACTATCGTGCAGGGCCAACCAGCGCCCAGCATGTGTCCCGTGGACCCACCACTCCATAAAACGTTTTCCTTTTCCTAATTTATTGAAAATATTTTTTCTTTGCCTTATCCGGGCACACTACTGCTGCCGGTCCCTGTTCCACAGCCACTGGTTCCACCGCGAGAGGATTATGGCGAGGTGAAATCCGCCGCCCGGGCCGTGGCCGGCGGCGAGGCCGGGTATGTCGCTGCTTGCGCCGCCCGTCTCCGATGCGCTTAGTGAACTGGAGGTGTCGCAGCTAGCGCGTCTATCTCTGGCGCGCTTCGCCGTCCGGAGCCGTGGGATTGGAAAGCGGTGAGGCGGGAGTCGTCGCCGCTAGCTAGAGCTGCTCGCCTCCGGCGCGCTGGGCTGCCTGGGGCCGTGGTCTTGGGTGGAGGCAAGATGGGATCCGTCGCGGCTAGCTCTGCTCACCTCAGGCGCGCTGCAGCACGCCCGGCCGTGTCCTTGGCCGGCGGCAAGATGGGAGCCGTCGCGGCTATTGCTACCCGTCTCCGGCACCCAAGGCCAGGCCCGCTCCCTGGGAGATGGTGCCATGCTGGAACTACCGCGTGGTCAGCCGGTGGCCGATGCGCGTAGTCGCACTAGAGGGTGCGAGCTGGATGAAGACTCAACAGGCAAAGGTGCGTCAAGATTCATTAATCATCTACCTCCGTACTAGTATCTACCTCTGTACTAGTAGGTAACTAGCTATCGTACTCAACTTTGTAGTATGAGAGCTATCCATTTTTCTCTGGCTTCTCTGCTTTTCAATAGCACAGTACAGGGGAAATCACAAATTGGTGAACGCGCTTTTGGTTAATGTAGTGCCCAAGACCACATTTAATTGGAAAACTAAAGAATAGTTACACAGCTAACATATCAAAAGGAATAACCATCAACTGATCCATATTCATGTATATATCTTTATTTGGGCATAAAACCATTATGCATCTAACATCAAAAGGAATGGTAAGATAAATTATTACATCGCAAGGTAACTGTTTTGTAGAGCAATCCTGAGATACAAAAGTTTATATAGAGCTATTTAGAAGTGTTTATCTTGTATGTGACTTGATTGGCTACCCAAGACCTGGAAGAACAGAGAAATGATTTCTTGTGAGATATAAACTTGAATTGGGAATATGACATGTAAGTGAACAATACCTTAATTGGCAGCTGGTCATTTTTTAGATGTTGGCCATCCTGAGTCCAAGAACATTTGGGAACTCTATACAATGTTGATCCAAAAGTCAATACAAGCGATGACATGTGCATGTTCATTATAATTTCTAGCGAGTAACTAATAAAATTATACCTGACTTGGTTGAGTGCTAGTTGGCAGCTGGTGATTTTGAGATGTTGGCCACCCCGAGTATGATGATAGCACAGAAGTCTACATAGTGTTAATCAAAGAGTAAATGACATGTGCATGCTCATCTTAATTTTAGCGATTAACTAAATAATTATACCTGGCTCGGTTGAGTGCTATGATAGAAATAGGGTTGTTGTGGTCGCAAGCCAAGTAACTGTTGAAAACTACTAGTGTCTGCCTGTGATAGCGAAGGCAAGCCATGCTGTAAAACTTGCAAATTGTAGTTCTCAGGTTGTGGTACTGATGTCATAGTACCCGGCAGTACATGCAAATTGTAATTATGTCCTTGTGGTAATGGGGAAACAACTTGTGGTAGCAGAGGCATAGCACGTGGCAATACTTGCAGATTATAATTCGCAACATTTGGTACTGGAGGCATAGCATGCTACAATACTTGCAAATTGTAATTAGCAACATTTGGTAGTGGATGCATAGCATGCTGCAATACTTGCAAATTATAGTTCTCGTTTGACATGTTGAAGCTAGGATTTGCTCCAGGTGATGCAGAAGCACAATCACCAGTCTTATTCTTGCATGTTGCTCCTTGacctattcgcaaaagaatttGTTAGATCCATTTCAATAACATGACCATATATTTATGTATCTATTTCTTGTGCAATACCATACCTTTTGTATTACGTTTGTTCTTATTTGGTATATTTAAGCTAGGATTTGCCCCAGACGTTGTAGAAGCACAATCACCACTCTTATTCTTGCATGTTGCTCCTTGACCTATTTGCAAAAGAATTTGTTAGATCTATTTCAATAACATGACCAGATATTTATGTAGCTATTTCTTGTGCAATACCATACCTTTTGTATTACGTTTATTCTTATTGTTCAGTTCCAGTCCAGATTTAATCCTCTTGTTGCTACTTCCTTGCTCTTTTCTCTTTATTCCTCGTGCTTGGACTACATTCTCAATGTTGCATTCAACTGGTTGCTTCTCTGCTTGTTCATGATTTGTTGATTCATCTTTTGCTTGATTTCCATGTAAAATTTGGTCCACCTTTTCCATTAGTTCAATTGACATACTTTGCAGTAGTGCATATGCCTCTTTGTTTGCTGCTGCTTTGCTCAAAATGTTATTGTAAGTGCGGCATAGTGATCCATACTATCTAGCTAGCACAACTATTGCATCTTCATCATTAGAGCACTTTTGAATTGCTTGTGATGGCCCTGATTTTGCTCGCCTTGTCCATCTTTTCAAGATATATTCCGGTGCCAACTCCTTGATATTGTTGTGGTCCAACACCTTCAATGCATGACGACACAATACCCCAACAAATTCAAACTTTTTGCATGAGCATGAAACTTTTGATCCATCGGGATCAAATATCACAGTATGACTATTTTGGCTAGCTGAATGGGTAACCTTGAATTCAGAAATAGATCCAGTACGACCACTCTCGTACACACAATATCCCATTACCATGTCAAATTCTCCTTTAAATATCTCAAACATAGCAGGTGTATATACTTTCGAAGTTTGTATCAGCATCTGCACATATGGCACCTTTGGTGATGTTTGACTCGCATAGAAATCACTTTCCACTTCAGCATACCTTCTATCATCCACGGCCCTCTCATAGTGCTTGAAGAAATCTAATAAGTCAAGGCGAACATGCAGGTATCGTTTCAATAGTGCATTCATACTCTCGCTTCTTTGTGTAGATTTCATATCTGCACAAAAGGTTTGTCGACCATAAACCAAAGCCCACTTCTCCTTGTTCTGGAATAATCTATGTAGCCATTCATTATCTTCTAAATTATATTTCACTAGCATAACATTCCAACCTGCTAAGAATTCGTCAACTTCTTCAAAATCATAAACACACTTGCCAAAATCTTTCTTAAATGTCTTCGAACCTTGGAAAACATGACTCAAATGTTTTGCAGCATTCTGATACATGTGCCACACACATAGACGATGTATTGAGTTAGTAAAAACCTTGTTAATGGCACTAATGATGGCAGCACATTGATCGGTCAATATTGTCTTTGGTTCTTTTCCTGACATGGCCCTTTTGAATGTTTCAAACAACCATTCAAACGTCTCAGATGTTTCATCATACAATAATGCAGCTCCAAAAACCACTGTTTGTTTATGATGGTTGACACCAACAAAAGGGGAAAATGGTCTGCCATAACTATTTGTCTTAAAGGTTGTGTCAAAACATACCACATCACCGAAGTAGTGATAATCTAATATTGATCTTGCATCTGCCCAGAATATATTGGTTATCATCTCATCTTCATCTACTTGTATTGCATAAAAAGGAAGGGTTTTCCATCTGCTTGTCCTGAAGGTATTGAAGAATGGCACCTGTATCTCCTTCTTGGATGGATTGCATACGCTTTGAACGGAGATAATTTTTATAATCTTTTTGACTGAAGCTAAGACACTGTCTACCCTCTGCTTGTCTACTCATCACTTCATGACCAGACTTTGGTCTAATACCTGAATCATTCAATATGTCAATTTGCGCCTTCTGACCTTCTGTAATTTTTCTCTGGGATCGCAGTAGATGGGCTTTGCTTGGAGTTACGAGTTCATGATTATGAGCATCATCAAAGCTGCTTACAACATATTTTCCATTAGCACTTATTTTGATGGTCATCTCTGCGAGGCAACCAACTCTTGTATCTGCTCGCTTCCTCTGACATTGTTCCTTGCTCTTGTCCTTGTAACCTGCCTTTGAGCATACAAATTTCTTTGTCCGAATAACATTAGTCGTCGAGGATTTATCATGCCAAGATTTCCTGACACTGAAACCTACATGTCCTGCATATGTATTGTAAAACTCATATGCTATATCATCATTCTCAAATTCCATTCCTATCTCTAGTTTTAaccttttgatgtaataatcatTTGTACTTCCACCTGCCTCTCCCACATTTGTGGTCTCATGATCTACACAACATAAAAATTATGATATACTAATTAGTTCATGGATGACACACAGAGTAAAAATCACAAGATATTCACAGTCCTGGTTTTAGTGAAACCTGAAAATCACACGATATTCACCCAAGGAGCATTAACAAATTATTGATCCTTTTCTTTGATACAGTAATCTCTATCATTAGAGTTAGTGTCAAAGGAGAAATCTCATGCAGTAAAATTTATAATAAACTTGGTGGTACTCTGATGCATAATGTGCGCAACATCGTAGGAGTGATCATCACTAACAGAATTATAATGCAATTCCGAAGGATTAATTTGCATGTGTTTGAAAGAAATGTGGCTACGGAACATGGAGTGCGGGGAGCTATTTCTGAAGGAGTAATTTGCATGTCATAGAATCAGCTCTTCGTTTTTTTAATCTTGTCACCTTCGTATGATCAAGAGTGCTGATAATCTGTTAATTCCAGGCACAAGAACATACCTCCGGACGATGAAGTGCGAGGAGCTCCGTCCATGCTGAAGAACACAGTAGATGTTGATCCACGGAGAGCATAAATTTTTATCAAGATTGATCTATTCTCCTATGATCCAGGGGCAACAATTAACAATggaatagattggtaggagaaAGGATGAAGCCAGGAAAGAGATTTTGGCGGCAATCAGTTGTAACACGGGAGAGAAACATGTCGTTTTGCTGATTTTCTGGAACCTAACTGCAATTAGAGAGATATGCTGGGTTGTTTAGGTGGTGGGTCCACGGGACACGTGCTGGGCGCTGGTTGACCCTGCACGATAGTGCGTGCTGGGAACCCAGCACGAGAGCCCGACCCGGGCGCGTCGAAATCATTGATCAAGGATACCTTCTTTTCTTTTTTAGAATCCGGTATTCATATATAAGGAAAGCAATTAAAAACAATATACAAGGAAGCACGCGTTTTGGCGGGTGTACGCGGCAAAACGCAAAAGGAGAAAAACAGACAAAACCACTCAGCCAATGCCCGAAGTGT
Protein-coding sequences here:
- the LOC125507088 gene encoding protein FAR1-RELATED SEQUENCE 5-like; protein product: MEFENDDIAYEFYNTYAGHVGFSVRKSWHDKSSTTNVIRTKKFVCSKAGYKDKSKEQCQRKRADTRVGCLAEMTIKISANGKYVVSSFDDAHNHELVTPSKAHLLRSQRKITEDKQRVDSVLASVKKIIKIISVQSVCNPSKKEIQVPFFNTFRTSRWKTLPFYAIQVDEDEMITNIFWADARSILDYHYFGDVVCFDTTFKTNSYGRPFSPFVGVNHHKQTVVFGAALLYDETSETFEWLFETFKRAMSGKEPKTILTDQCAAIISAINKVFTNSIHRLCVWHMYQNAAKHLSHVFQGSKTFKKDFGKCVYDFEEVDEFLAGWNVMLVKYNLEDNEWLHRLFQNKEKWALVYGRQTFCADMKSTQRSESMNALLKRYLHVRLDLLDFFKHYERAVDDRRYAEVESDFYASQTSPKVPYVQMLIQTSKVYTPAMFEIFKGEFDMVMGYCVYESGRTGSISEFKVTHSASQNSHTVIFDPDGSKVSCSCKKFEFVGVLCRHALKVLDHNNIKELAPEYILKRWTRRAKSGPSQAIQKCSNDEDAIVVLAR